The following are from one region of the Halarcobacter sp. genome:
- a CDS encoding YbfB/YjiJ family MFS transporter produces the protein MRTYIKVIIASFLVILGCLGLGRFAFGMVLPNMQESLLLNTTQIGFIGTANFLGYLAGIFFANSLYTKYNTHKLIFNTMLLQAFSMGVMILFTNYLILSLLYSLSGFFCAIVNISIMAHISNIVPKNIRGKVLGIVVSGSGIAIVLSGQIVPFVETITLETPWKTSWLIFSSLIVILAFLCQPGIKKHTKHEMPEMKFSSNKYFFIPSFWKIGILYMIFGLTYSIFVTYFVKAVIEKYNISTSLSGDFWTILGLASIFSGLLFGMVADKIGPYKTLIFVYFLQTIAHFTLTQDLSSYAIWISTIVFGISIWSIPSLIVLLTSVHFDVKRTSQILSLVTIIFALCQAIGSVAAGYIYDKTNSFSTIFMITSSFTLLATILSIIFSKQPIKKIH, from the coding sequence TTGAGAACATATATAAAGGTTATAATTGCCTCATTTTTAGTGATTTTAGGTTGTTTAGGCTTAGGTAGATTTGCTTTTGGAATGGTTCTTCCAAATATGCAAGAGAGTCTACTTTTAAATACCACTCAAATTGGTTTTATAGGTACAGCAAATTTTCTTGGTTATTTAGCTGGAATCTTTTTCGCAAACTCTTTATATACAAAATATAATACTCACAAACTAATCTTTAATACCATGCTATTACAAGCCTTTTCAATGGGTGTAATGATACTTTTTACAAACTACTTGATTTTATCTTTATTATATTCCCTTAGTGGATTTTTTTGTGCTATTGTAAATATATCAATTATGGCTCATATATCAAATATCGTTCCTAAAAATATAAGAGGAAAAGTTTTAGGTATAGTTGTAAGTGGAAGTGGTATTGCAATAGTTTTGTCAGGACAAATAGTTCCTTTTGTAGAAACTATAACTTTAGAAACTCCATGGAAAACTTCATGGCTGATTTTTTCTAGTTTGATAGTAATACTGGCTTTTTTATGTCAACCAGGTATAAAAAAACATACAAAACATGAGATGCCAGAGATGAAATTCTCCTCAAATAAATATTTCTTTATCCCTTCATTTTGGAAGATTGGGATTTTATATATGATATTTGGATTAACTTATTCTATTTTTGTAACATATTTTGTTAAAGCTGTTATTGAGAAGTATAATATTTCTACCTCTTTATCTGGTGATTTTTGGACAATTTTAGGATTAGCTAGTATATTCTCAGGCTTATTGTTTGGAATGGTAGCAGATAAAATTGGACCTTATAAAACTTTGATTTTTGTATACTTTCTTCAAACCATTGCCCACTTTACTCTAACTCAAGATTTAAGTAGTTATGCTATTTGGATATCTACAATAGTATTTGGTATCTCTATTTGGAGTATCCCTTCACTTATTGTATTATTAACTTCTGTACATTTTGATGTGAAAAGAACTTCTCAAATCTTATCTTTAGTCACTATTATTTTTGCTTTATGCCAAGCCATAGGATCAGTTGCGGCAGGTTATATATATGACAAAACTAATAGTTTCTCAACAATATTTATGATAACATCATCTTTTACATTATTGGCTACAATATTATCAATTATATTTTCAAAACAGCCAATTAAAAAAATTCATTAG
- a CDS encoding TPM domain-containing protein: MYLNINEKEQIQEEIKNLEKKSSAELVAVITKYSSSYRFEILVFSLLISTLISIVLLFTDTSTIKFFQIQVLTFFALYFCISNFKKILLLFLPKKYKYEKASINAKKEFYNLGIKDTKTKQGIMFYVSIEEKYVEIITDTGIKSKISDNYWQDIVNEFIKDVKNNQFSKGYKKAIKECSDTLIKNFPIQENDENELSNEVIEL, from the coding sequence ATGTATTTAAATATAAATGAGAAAGAACAAATTCAAGAAGAGATTAAAAATCTTGAGAAAAAAAGTTCAGCAGAACTTGTAGCTGTTATTACTAAATATTCATCTTCATATAGATTTGAAATATTGGTATTTTCACTATTGATTTCTACACTTATATCTATTGTTTTACTTTTTACAGATACAAGTACAATCAAATTTTTTCAAATACAAGTATTAACTTTTTTTGCTTTATACTTTTGTATAAGTAATTTTAAAAAGATACTTCTTCTTTTTCTTCCTAAAAAATACAAATATGAAAAAGCCTCAATCAATGCAAAAAAAGAGTTTTATAATTTAGGAATAAAAGATACAAAAACAAAACAAGGAATTATGTTTTATGTATCAATTGAAGAAAAATATGTTGAGATTATTACAGATACTGGAATTAAATCAAAAATCTCTGATAATTATTGGCAAGATATTGTAAATGAATTTATCAAAGATGTTAAAAATAATCAATTTTCAAAAGGTTATAAAAAAGCAATTAAAGAGTGTAGTGATACATTGATCAAAAACTTTCCAATCCAAGAAAATGATGAAAATGAATTAAGCAATGAAGTAATAGAGCTTTAA
- a CDS encoding RDD family protein, which produces MSRWRDIKQGNIKEEKTSEIPKDDSLTSASIPSRIKAFLVDMFMIMMPIMYVTTYLIMDGKDDFQSSQEARWITAGVFGLIIIIFWIAKGQTPGLKAYSMKLIDNNTKEKVSLGKAILRYFLFLFSATTIILAFIPFFRKDKKTIQDILSNSTVVEAK; this is translated from the coding sequence ATGAGCAGATGGAGAGATATTAAACAAGGGAATATAAAAGAGGAAAAAACTTCTGAGATACCTAAAGATGACTCTTTAACATCTGCTTCTATTCCATCAAGAATTAAAGCATTTTTAGTTGATATGTTTATGATTATGATGCCTATTATGTATGTAACAACATATTTAATTATGGATGGAAAAGATGATTTTCAATCAAGCCAAGAAGCTAGATGGATTACAGCTGGTGTTTTTGGATTAATCATTATAATTTTTTGGATAGCAAAGGGTCAAACTCCAGGACTAAAAGCATATTCAATGAAACTTATAGATAATAATACAAAAGAGAAAGTATCTTTAGGTAAAGCAATTCTTAGATACTTTTTATTTTTATTCTCGGCAACTACAATTATACTAGCCTTTATCCCCTTTTTTAGAAAAGATAAAAAAACCATACAAGATATATTGAGCAATAGTACTGTAGTAGAAGCAAAGTAA
- a CDS encoding LemA family protein, whose protein sequence is MKAFLIGIGVIILAFLALIFTNINNVPTLDENVKAKWSQVQNQYKRRADLIPNLVSTVKGYAEHEKSTLTEVTNARANVGKLNLTPEMLSNPALFNQFEKAQGALSSALSRLMLVVEKYPDLKANKNFIALQSQLEGTENRIAVARKDYIETVRVYNLELRTFPGKIIASIFYPEAKIKETFTATQQEQEAPKVQF, encoded by the coding sequence ATGAAAGCTTTTTTGATAGGTATAGGAGTTATAATCCTTGCTTTTTTAGCACTAATATTTACAAATATAAATAATGTACCAACATTGGATGAAAATGTAAAAGCAAAATGGTCACAAGTACAAAATCAATATAAAAGAAGAGCTGATTTAATACCAAATTTAGTTTCTACAGTAAAAGGTTACGCAGAGCATGAAAAATCAACTTTAACAGAAGTAACAAATGCAAGAGCAAATGTAGGAAAACTAAATCTAACACCTGAAATGTTATCAAATCCAGCTTTATTTAATCAATTTGAGAAAGCTCAAGGAGCATTAAGTTCTGCACTATCAAGACTTATGTTAGTTGTTGAAAAATATCCTGATTTAAAAGCAAATAAAAATTTTATAGCCTTACAATCTCAACTTGAAGGAACTGAAAATAGAATTGCAGTTGCTAGAAAAGATTATATTGAAACTGTAAGAGTGTATAACTTAGAACTTAGAACTTTTCCTGGGAAAATTATTGCTTCAATTTTTTATCCAGAAGCTAAAATAAAAGAAACATTTACAGCAACACAACAAGAACAAGAAGCACCAAAAGTTCAATTCTAA
- a CDS encoding dienelactone hydrolase family protein encodes MKKILSLLAFISGFLFASEQFVTYEVDGKKYEGYISSPSKNAPLVFLVHDWDGLTDYEVKRAKMLNEMGYATFAVDLYGKGIRPEKIDDKKRLTSELYKDRVKMRTLLDAGFNEAKKQGLNVSNAVGIGYCFGGAAILEMARSGAQLKKFIPFHGGLQTPKGQDYSKTKGDIVVFHGTADKVVSMQEFANLAVELENTGIKHEMLTYSGAPHAFTVIGSKKYHEEADKASWKRFSEILEDTF; translated from the coding sequence ATGAAAAAAATCTTATCTTTACTAGCATTTATTTCAGGCTTTTTATTTGCCTCAGAACAGTTTGTTACATATGAAGTTGATGGGAAAAAATATGAAGGATATATCAGTTCTCCTTCTAAAAATGCCCCATTAGTATTTTTAGTTCATGATTGGGATGGTTTAACAGATTATGAAGTAAAAAGAGCAAAAATGTTAAATGAAATGGGTTATGCAACTTTTGCGGTTGATTTATATGGAAAAGGCATAAGACCTGAGAAAATAGATGATAAAAAAAGATTAACATCTGAACTTTATAAAGATAGAGTTAAAATGAGAACTTTACTTGATGCTGGATTTAATGAAGCTAAAAAACAAGGTTTAAATGTATCTAATGCAGTGGGAATAGGGTATTGTTTTGGTGGAGCAGCTATTTTAGAAATGGCTAGATCAGGAGCACAGCTTAAAAAATTTATCCCTTTTCATGGTGGACTTCAAACTCCTAAAGGGCAAGATTATTCAAAAACAAAAGGTGATATCGTAGTTTTCCATGGAACAGCTGATAAAGTTGTTAGTATGCAAGAGTTTGCAAATTTAGCTGTTGAATTGGAGAATACAGGAATTAAACATGAGATGTTAACTTATAGTGGAGCACCACATGCCTTTACTGTAATTGGTTCAAAAAAATATCATGAAGAGGCAGATAAAGCTTCTTGGAAAAGATTTTCTGAAATACTAGAAGATACTTTTTAA
- a CDS encoding TPM domain-containing protein, with amino-acid sequence MKKFLFLILTILFVQNILFAQIEFPQLTGRIVDEANILSTDKKEALINILEKNEKQTSNQIVVVILKSLNGYDIADYGYQLGRYWKIGQKEKNNGVLLIVSMAEKKLRIEVGYGLEGVLTDKISHEIIEYIIKPEFRKANFYKGIHKGINSIIEATKGEYKAENYNIPSENNINWFFLYFALIFVSPILATFSKALKSQTLLKIFRSSMLGGFAGAFSVVFFNSFIISFIIFLIISIIIFINTKKVSFDNHSNSSYNSNSGGFYTGSTGGFGGGFSSGGFSGGGGSFGGGGASGGW; translated from the coding sequence ATGAAAAAATTTTTATTTCTAATATTAACTATACTATTTGTGCAAAATATACTTTTTGCACAAATTGAATTTCCCCAATTAACAGGAAGAATAGTTGATGAGGCTAATATTTTATCTACAGATAAAAAAGAAGCTCTTATAAATATTTTAGAAAAAAATGAAAAACAAACCTCAAATCAAATTGTAGTTGTAATCCTAAAATCTTTAAATGGTTATGATATTGCAGATTATGGATATCAACTTGGAAGATACTGGAAAATTGGACAAAAAGAGAAAAACAACGGAGTATTATTAATAGTCTCAATGGCAGAAAAAAAACTCCGAATTGAAGTTGGTTATGGTTTAGAAGGGGTTTTAACTGATAAAATTTCCCATGAGATTATAGAATATATAATAAAACCAGAGTTTAGAAAGGCCAACTTCTACAAAGGGATTCATAAAGGCATAAACTCTATAATTGAAGCCACAAAAGGTGAATATAAAGCTGAAAATTACAATATCCCAAGTGAAAATAATATAAACTGGTTTTTTCTATATTTTGCACTGATATTTGTGTCACCAATATTAGCAACATTTAGTAAAGCACTTAAAAGCCAAACACTTCTTAAAATATTTCGTTCATCAATGCTAGGTGGATTTGCAGGGGCATTTTCAGTTGTATTTTTTAACAGCTTTATTATCTCCTTCATCATTTTTCTAATAATCTCAATAATAATATTCATAAACACTAAAAAAGTATCATTTGATAACCATTCCAACTCTTCTTATAATTCTAATTCAGGTGGTTTTTATACAGGAAGTACAGGTGGATTTGGTGGAGGATTTTCTTCTGGTGGATTCAGCGGTGGCGGTGGAAGTTTTGGTGGCGGTGGAGCTAGTGGAGGATGGTAA
- the frr gene encoding ribosome recycling factor yields MLEEIYSETKDHMEKSLEALKRDYKTLRTGKVSTTILDGIKVNYYGTPTDLNQVGSVLASDATTIVVNPWEKNLLGDVEQAINAANIGVNPNNDGEVIKLFFPPMTVEQREESAKQAKGMTDDAKVAIRNVRKHSNDKVKKLHKDKEITDDENKKALDEIQKITDSYVAKADETLKTKEKEILTV; encoded by the coding sequence ATGTTAGAAGAAATCTATTCAGAAACAAAAGACCATATGGAAAAATCTCTTGAAGCATTAAAAAGAGATTATAAAACATTAAGAACAGGGAAAGTAAGTACTACTATTTTAGATGGTATTAAAGTTAATTATTATGGAACACCTACTGATTTAAATCAAGTTGGTTCTGTATTAGCTTCAGATGCAACTACTATTGTTGTAAACCCTTGGGAAAAAAATCTTTTAGGTGATGTTGAGCAGGCAATTAATGCTGCAAATATTGGTGTAAATCCAAATAATGATGGTGAAGTTATAAAACTATTTTTTCCACCTATGACTGTTGAGCAAAGAGAAGAGAGTGCTAAACAAGCAAAAGGTATGACTGATGATGCAAAAGTTGCAATCAGAAATGTGAGAAAACACTCAAATGATAAAGTAAAAAAACTTCACAAAGATAAAGAGATTACTGATGATGAAAATAAAAAAGCATTAGATGAAATCCAAAAAATCACTGACTCATATGTTGCAAAAGCAGATGAAACACTAAAAACAAAAGAAAAAGAAATTTTAACGGTATAA
- a CDS encoding DUF695 domain-containing protein, producing MEEKWYLENTGNLNQMLRVRDDIDLPQTMDEFPHLVLIKHEFHAADDIMFPDPACIAFFTVFENNHLEALEEENSSALLAVDICEGMMQFYLYAKDPEKTIYDCIDFLKSNPLYKCDFEVIKNDNGDRLNDLI from the coding sequence ATGGAAGAAAAATGGTACCTAGAAAATACAGGAAATTTAAATCAAATGTTAAGAGTAAGAGATGATATAGATTTACCTCAAACAATGGATGAGTTTCCCCATTTAGTACTAATAAAACATGAATTTCATGCAGCTGATGATATTATGTTCCCTGATCCAGCTTGTATAGCTTTTTTTACAGTATTTGAAAACAATCATTTAGAAGCTTTAGAAGAGGAAAATAGTTCGGCTCTTTTAGCTGTAGATATATGTGAAGGGATGATGCAGTTTTATTTATATGCAAAGGATCCAGAGAAGACAATTTATGATTGTATAGATTTTCTAAAATCAAATCCCTTATATAAATGTGATTTTGAAGTTATAAAAAATGATAATGGAGATAGATTAAACGACTTAATCTAA
- a CDS encoding MFS transporter: protein MLFFKLSAFYFFYFAAVGVYVIFLPKVLHDLGYNALEIGFVFALAPLMRFLTPFLFLKQIKLNQTVFKTALILSVVCSISFYITINNFYAFMINNAILGASLSLILPYLEVTAIKILGKDKYGKSRLFGSIGFTIISLMLGQFLTHPYVALHYYLTVNVLTVLFAFLLLRYDDVKHDESVSDEPFSFFKYWPFWISIFFMQLSFGGFYNFFTIYETDNGISLEMTSYMWSFGVICEIVLFYYQAPLLKRNLLNIIKFCLAITVLRWFLLYAYPDNVTLAFLTQSIHAFSFGLYHSATIMFLYTLYANKKLAQQFMYGVAYGLGGFMGALLAGWLYGEYLFLYCAIFTLLAFIFISNKKLALQQGN, encoded by the coding sequence ATGCTTTTTTTTAAACTATCAGCCTTTTATTTTTTTTATTTTGCTGCTGTTGGTGTTTATGTTATTTTTTTACCAAAAGTACTTCATGATTTAGGATACAATGCATTAGAGATTGGATTTGTTTTTGCACTTGCTCCATTAATGCGATTTCTTACACCTTTTTTATTTTTAAAGCAAATAAAATTAAATCAAACAGTTTTTAAAACAGCTTTGATTTTATCTGTTGTTTGTTCTATATCCTTTTATATTACTATTAATAACTTTTATGCCTTTATGATAAACAACGCCATACTTGGAGCTTCCTTATCTCTAATATTACCATACTTAGAAGTTACGGCAATAAAAATATTAGGAAAAGACAAATATGGTAAATCAAGACTATTTGGTTCAATAGGTTTTACAATAATATCATTAATGCTAGGACAATTTTTAACACACCCATATGTAGCTTTACACTACTATCTTACAGTAAATGTATTAACTGTATTATTTGCTTTCTTACTTTTAAGATATGATGATGTTAAGCATGATGAAAGTGTATCAGATGAACCTTTTTCGTTTTTCAAATATTGGCCTTTTTGGATTAGTATCTTTTTTATGCAATTAAGTTTTGGTGGTTTTTATAACTTCTTTACAATCTATGAAACAGATAATGGAATATCTTTAGAGATGACTTCATATATGTGGTCTTTTGGTGTTATTTGTGAAATTGTTTTATTTTATTATCAAGCACCATTATTAAAAAGAAATCTGCTAAATATAATAAAATTTTGTTTAGCTATTACAGTTCTTAGATGGTTTTTACTTTATGCCTATCCGGATAATGTAACACTTGCTTTTTTAACGCAAAGTATTCATGCCTTTTCATTTGGCTTATATCATAGTGCTACAATTATGTTCTTATATACTTTATATGCAAATAAAAAGCTTGCTCAACAGTTTATGTATGGAGTTGCTTATGGACTAGGTGGTTTTATGGGAGCTTTACTTGCAGGATGGTTATATGGTGAGTATCTATTTTTGTATTGTGCTATATTTACTCTTTTGGCTTTTATATTTATATCTAATAAAAAACTTGCGCTTCAGCAGGGCAACTAA
- the pyrE gene encoding orotate phosphoribosyltransferase, whose translation MNVEQIYKDADALLEGHFKLSSGNHSQFYLQSAKVLEDPKTAKLLAEELAKQIKESDIKIDAVCSPALGGLIAGFALATALDVRFIFAERVDGEMTIRRGFEVQEGENYVICEDIITTGGSALEAAKQVEATGGNIVAYAALANRGFCSRVGSDIQAKDNCKLPLDKPLFALEDFTFEMYSPEDCPLCKDGSVAYKPGSRGN comes from the coding sequence ATGAACGTAGAACAAATATATAAAGATGCTGATGCTTTACTTGAAGGTCACTTCAAGCTTAGTTCAGGGAATCATTCACAATTTTATTTACAGTCAGCAAAAGTTTTAGAAGATCCAAAAACTGCGAAGCTATTAGCAGAAGAGCTTGCAAAACAAATCAAAGAATCAGATATTAAAATTGATGCTGTTTGTTCTCCTGCACTTGGTGGACTTATTGCAGGGTTTGCATTAGCAACTGCACTTGATGTAAGATTTATTTTTGCAGAAAGAGTTGATGGTGAGATGACGATTAGAAGAGGTTTTGAGGTTCAAGAAGGTGAGAACTACGTTATTTGTGAAGATATTATCACAACAGGTGGTTCTGCACTTGAAGCTGCAAAACAAGTTGAAGCTACTGGTGGGAATATCGTAGCATACGCTGCGTTAGCAAACAGAGGTTTCTGTTCAAGAGTTGGTAGTGATATCCAAGCAAAAGATAATTGTAAACTACCATTAGATAAACCATTATTTGCTTTAGAAGACTTTACTTTTGAAATGTATTCTCCAGAAGATTGTCCTTTATGTAAAGATGGTAGCGTAGCTTATAAACCAGGAAGTAGAGGAAACTAA
- a CDS encoding YaaA family protein, whose protein sequence is MKILLAPAETKNSGGEEASFCKDNFCFPELFSKREDVFNIYEDLLANSSIEELSKWFGLKKLDDVEKYKESLKQKPTMKAINRYNGVAFDALEYNSLSNVEQKYIDENVILFSNLFGPILAKDLIPDYKYKQGAKLPNINVEKFYMDNFTESLDAFIGEEVIDLRAGFYEKFYKVKKANVLTFKFVKDGKVVSHWAKFYRGKLLQEIAKNNIQNHSEFMDMQIPGLKLNEIQEKKNVKLLVMNIV, encoded by the coding sequence ATGAAAATACTACTAGCTCCTGCTGAAACAAAAAATAGTGGAGGAGAAGAAGCTTCATTTTGTAAAGATAATTTTTGTTTCCCTGAACTATTTTCTAAAAGAGAAGATGTTTTTAATATATATGAAGATTTATTAGCTAACTCAAGTATTGAAGAGTTATCAAAATGGTTTGGATTAAAAAAGCTTGATGATGTTGAGAAATACAAAGAAAGCTTAAAACAAAAACCAACTATGAAAGCAATTAATAGATACAACGGTGTTGCTTTTGATGCTTTAGAATATAATAGTTTGTCAAATGTAGAACAAAAATATATAGATGAAAATGTAATACTATTTTCAAATCTATTTGGTCCTATATTAGCAAAAGATTTAATTCCTGATTATAAATATAAACAAGGTGCAAAGCTTCCAAATATCAATGTTGAAAAATTTTATATGGATAACTTTACTGAAAGCTTAGATGCTTTTATTGGTGAAGAAGTAATTGATTTAAGAGCAGGATTTTATGAAAAGTTTTATAAAGTAAAAAAAGCAAATGTACTTACATTTAAATTTGTAAAAGATGGAAAAGTGGTATCTCACTGGGCTAAATTTTATAGAGGAAAACTTTTACAAGAGATAGCTAAAAACAATATTCAAAACCATAGTGAGTTTATGGATATGCAAATTCCTGGATTAAAACTAAATGAGATTCAAGAGAAAAAAAATGTTAAATTATTAGTGATGAATATTGTTTAA
- the secG gene encoding preprotein translocase subunit SecG produces MTSTLLIVQFVLAIIITITILLQKSSSIGLGAYSGTNDSLFGAKGPGNFLTKATMVLGLLFVINTITLGYLYNQNKLESAIDNVKTDTLIPATPKETTAPAAPTAPVVPAEPTSK; encoded by the coding sequence ATGACATCTACACTATTAATAGTACAATTTGTTTTAGCAATTATAATTACTATAACTATTCTATTACAAAAGAGCTCAAGTATTGGTTTGGGAGCATATAGTGGAACTAATGACTCTTTATTTGGAGCAAAAGGACCAGGTAACTTTTTAACTAAAGCAACTATGGTTTTAGGCCTACTATTTGTTATAAATACTATTACATTGGGATACCTGTACAATCAAAACAAATTAGAAAGTGCTATTGACAATGTAAAGACTGATACATTAATTCCAGCTACACCAAAAGAGACTACAGCCCCTGCTGCACCCACAGCACCTGTTGTTCCAGCTGAACCTACAAGTAAGTAA
- the ung gene encoding uracil-DNA glycosylase, translating to MNSWDEIIDEQRNKEYFISLKKEIDKRYLEATVFPPKDLIFNAFSKTPLKDLKVVILGQDPYHGKGQAQGFSFSTPKEIKNPPSMQNILKEIQSDLGKPSLCQDGDLTPWAKQGVLLLNAILTVEEGKPKSHHKLGWETFTDNIIKYISKNCENIIFILWGGPAIAKTKLIDEKKHHILTAPHPSPLSSYRGFFGCKHFSETNKILESIGKEPIVW from the coding sequence ATGAATTCATGGGATGAGATAATAGATGAACAGAGAAATAAAGAGTATTTTATTTCATTAAAAAAAGAGATAGATAAGAGATATTTAGAAGCAACTGTTTTCCCTCCAAAAGATTTGATATTTAATGCTTTTTCAAAAACCCCTTTAAAAGATTTAAAAGTTGTGATTTTAGGACAAGATCCATATCATGGAAAAGGTCAAGCCCAAGGTTTTTCTTTTTCTACTCCAAAAGAGATAAAAAATCCACCCTCTATGCAAAATATTTTAAAAGAGATTCAAAGTGATTTAGGTAAGCCCTCTTTGTGTCAAGATGGAGATTTGACACCTTGGGCAAAACAAGGAGTTTTACTTTTAAATGCTATTTTAACAGTTGAGGAGGGAAAGCCTAAGTCTCATCACAAGTTAGGGTGGGAAACATTTACAGACAATATTATTAAATATATCTCTAAAAACTGTGAAAATATTATATTCATACTTTGGGGTGGTCCGGCAATTGCAAAGACAAAACTTATTGATGAAAAGAAACATCATATTTTAACAGCACCACATCCAAGCCCTTTATCTTCATATAGGGGTTTCTTTGGTTGTAAACATTTTAGTGAGACAAATAAGATATTAGAAAGTATTGGCAAAGAACCAATAGTTTGGTAG
- a CDS encoding small multi-drug export protein, with product MNKELIKKIFSTKAGVILLISIILILSTSIFLIIMYFFDSATSSKLATMIFTNLFIGRVPAISFGYASNLSHFQVIAFNILAEMILVTLIYSLFVFSFDGVLKIKRLEDFFSRVQKKKEEHNEIFIKYGKLGLFIFVFIPFWMTGPIVGSIIGFLIGMKHFTVIFIVFLATIISMTLWGLFLQEIVNFIGQFDIRFIWILIAIMVVSVLILKYKKRG from the coding sequence TTGAATAAAGAGTTAATCAAAAAAATTTTTAGTACAAAAGCTGGAGTAATTCTACTCATTTCTATTATTTTGATTTTAAGTACAAGTATATTTCTTATTATAATGTATTTTTTTGATTCTGCCACTTCTAGTAAACTTGCGACAATGATTTTTACTAACTTATTTATTGGAAGAGTTCCTGCAATCTCTTTTGGTTATGCTTCAAATCTATCCCATTTTCAAGTAATTGCATTTAATATTTTAGCTGAAATGATACTTGTAACTTTAATATATTCACTATTTGTATTTAGTTTTGATGGGGTATTAAAGATAAAAAGATTGGAAGATTTCTTTTCAAGGGTGCAAAAAAAGAAAGAAGAGCATAATGAAATATTTATAAAATATGGAAAACTTGGATTGTTTATTTTTGTTTTTATTCCTTTTTGGATGACTGGTCCAATTGTTGGGTCAATTATTGGTTTTTTAATTGGAATGAAGCATTTTACTGTTATATTTATCGTTTTCTTAGCAACTATTATTTCTATGACTTTATGGGGTTTATTTTTACAAGAGATTGTAAACTTTATAGGTCAATTTGATATTAGATTTATTTGGATTTTAATTGCAATAATGGTTGTAAGTGTACTTATTTTAAAATATAAAAAAAGAGGTTAA
- a CDS encoding ComEA family DNA-binding protein, whose amino-acid sequence MIKKLVLSILFLSTLLFSAVDFNTASKEELMAIKGIGEKKAEAIIEYRKNTKINSIDDLSTIKGFGPKLISKIKEQNKN is encoded by the coding sequence ATGATTAAGAAACTTGTTTTAAGTATTTTGTTTTTGTCGACATTACTTTTTTCAGCAGTTGATTTTAATACTGCATCAAAAGAGGAATTAATGGCAATTAAGGGAATTGGAGAAAAAAAAGCAGAGGCTATTATTGAGTATAGAAAAAATACAAAAATTAATAGTATAGATGATCTATCTACAATTAAAGGTTTTGGTCCTAAATTAATATCTAAAATAAAAGAACAAAACAAAAATTAA
- a CDS encoding YchJ family metal-binding protein encodes MKISGNSFCPCGSQKKYKKCCRVFHFGENPNNALELMKSRYSAYAANDSEYIINTTHRDNKDFTTDTEEWKKSIHDFFDHTEFKGLEVLNFEETDDLAYVTFKATLFQGAIDVSFIEKSKFVKVNNLWLYHSGEFVE; translated from the coding sequence ATGAAAATTTCTGGAAATTCATTTTGCCCATGTGGAAGTCAAAAAAAATATAAAAAATGTTGTAGAGTTTTTCATTTTGGAGAAAACCCAAATAATGCACTTGAATTAATGAAATCAAGATATAGTGCCTATGCTGCAAATGATTCAGAGTATATAATTAATACAACCCACAGAGACAATAAAGATTTTACAACTGATACTGAAGAATGGAAAAAGTCTATACATGATTTTTTTGATCATACTGAGTTTAAAGGTTTAGAAGTTTTAAATTTTGAAGAAACAGATGATTTAGCTTATGTTACTTTTAAAGCAACACTATTTCAAGGAGCGATAGATGTATCTTTTATAGAAAAAAGTAAATTTGTAAAGGTAAATAATCTTTGGCTATATCATAGTGGTGAGTTTGTTGAATAA